A window from Variovorax sp. PBL-E5 encodes these proteins:
- a CDS encoding TlpA family protein disulfide reductase, producing the protein MTSSPTRRGLIYGGVAAIAAAAGLGGALWRHDAGASGGEKLGADFWSRRFDRPEGGELLLANLRGKPLLVNFWATWCPPCVEEMPMIDAFFRENSANGWQVIGLAIDQPSAVRKFLVKTPVTYPIGLAGLDGTELVKQLGNSAGGLPFSFVVAADGSVSARKMGKLEPSDFQAWHRV; encoded by the coding sequence ATGACTTCTTCGCCAACGCGCCGAGGCCTGATTTATGGCGGCGTCGCGGCCATTGCGGCTGCGGCTGGCCTGGGCGGCGCGCTCTGGCGCCACGACGCTGGCGCCAGCGGTGGCGAGAAGCTCGGCGCGGACTTCTGGTCCCGCCGCTTCGATCGTCCGGAGGGCGGCGAATTGCTGCTCGCAAACCTCCGCGGCAAGCCCTTGCTGGTCAACTTCTGGGCGACCTGGTGTCCTCCTTGTGTGGAGGAAATGCCAATGATCGACGCCTTCTTCCGCGAAAATAGTGCCAACGGATGGCAAGTGATCGGATTGGCAATCGATCAACCGAGCGCTGTGCGCAAGTTCCTGGTCAAGACGCCGGTCACCTATCCCATCGGTCTGGCGGGTCTGGATGGCACGGAACTGGTCAAGCAATTGGGCAACAGCGCCGGGGGATTGCCCTTCTCGTTCGTGGTGGCGGCCGATGGCTCCGTCTCGGCGCGTAAAATGGGAAAGCTTGAGCCGAGCGACTTCCAGGCATGGCACCGCGTCTAG
- the accC gene encoding acetyl-CoA carboxylase biotin carboxylase subunit — MFKKILVANRGEIALRIQRACSELGIKAVMVYSEADREAKYVKLAQEAVCIGPAPSSQSYLNMPAIISAAEVTDSEAIHPGYGFLSENANFAERVEQSGFQFIGPTPESIRIMGDKVSAKQTMIKAGVPCVPGSEGELSDDAATNKRIARAIGYPIIVKAAGGGGGRGMRVVHTEAALVNAIQMTKAEAGAAFNNPAVYMEKFLQNPRHIEIQILADKHKNAVYLGERDCSMQRRHQKVIEESPAPGIPRKLIEKIGDRCAAACKKIGYRGAGTFEFLYENGEFYFIEMNTRVQVEHPVTEFTTGIDIVKMQIMVAAGEKLPFTQRQIEMRGHAIECRINAEDPYNFTPSPGRITMWHPPGGPGVRVDSHVYTNYFVPPNYDSMIGKIIVHGDTRDQALARMRTALNETVIEGIQTNIPLHRELMVDAKFMSGGTNIHYLEEWLAAHKR, encoded by the coding sequence ATGTTCAAGAAGATTCTGGTCGCCAATCGCGGCGAGATCGCGCTGCGCATCCAGCGCGCCTGCAGCGAACTCGGCATCAAGGCGGTCATGGTGTATTCCGAGGCCGACCGCGAGGCCAAGTACGTGAAGCTCGCGCAGGAAGCGGTGTGCATCGGTCCCGCGCCTTCCTCGCAGAGCTATCTGAACATGCCGGCCATCATCTCGGCCGCCGAGGTGACGGACTCCGAGGCGATTCACCCGGGTTACGGCTTCCTGAGCGAGAACGCCAATTTCGCCGAGCGCGTCGAGCAAAGCGGATTCCAGTTCATCGGCCCGACCCCGGAATCGATCCGCATCATGGGCGACAAGGTGTCGGCCAAGCAGACGATGATCAAGGCTGGCGTGCCCTGCGTGCCCGGGTCCGAGGGTGAACTGTCGGACGATGCGGCCACCAACAAGCGCATTGCGCGTGCGATCGGCTATCCGATCATCGTCAAGGCGGCGGGCGGCGGTGGCGGACGCGGCATGCGTGTGGTGCACACGGAGGCAGCATTGGTCAATGCCATCCAGATGACCAAGGCGGAAGCCGGCGCGGCGTTCAACAATCCGGCCGTCTACATGGAGAAGTTCCTCCAGAACCCGCGCCACATCGAGATCCAGATCCTCGCGGACAAGCACAAGAATGCCGTCTATCTTGGCGAGCGCGATTGCTCCATGCAGCGGCGCCACCAGAAGGTGATCGAGGAATCGCCCGCGCCCGGCATTCCGCGCAAGCTGATCGAGAAGATCGGCGACCGCTGTGCCGCCGCTTGCAAGAAGATCGGCTACCGCGGCGCCGGCACCTTCGAGTTCCTCTACGAAAACGGCGAGTTCTATTTCATCGAGATGAACACCCGTGTCCAGGTGGAGCATCCGGTCACCGAGTTCACCACGGGCATCGACATCGTCAAGATGCAGATCATGGTGGCGGCAGGCGAGAAGCTGCCCTTCACGCAGCGCCAGATCGAGATGCGCGGCCATGCGATCGAATGCCGGATCAACGCCGAGGATCCGTACAACTTCACGCCGTCGCCGGGTCGCATCACGATGTGGCATCCGCCGGGCGGCCCCGGGGTTCGTGTGGATTCGCATGTCTACACCAACTACTTCGTGCCCCCGAACTACGATTCGATGATCGGCAAGATCATCGTGCATGGCGACACGCGCGATCAGGCCCTCGCGCGCATGCGCACGGCACTGAACGAAACGGTGATCGAAGGCATCCAGACCAACATTCCACTGCATCGCGAACTGATGGTCGACGCCAAGTTCATGAGCGGCGGCACCAACATCCACTATCTCGAAGAGTGGCTCGCGGCGCACAAGCGCTGA
- the accB gene encoding acetyl-CoA carboxylase biotin carboxyl carrier protein, with protein sequence MDLRKLKTLIDLVSESNISELEITETEGKVRIVKGGVAAPVQYVQTLAAPAPAGATAVSGAIAAAPAGAPAEAAVPAGHAIKSPMVGTFYRSSSPGAPAFVEIGSQVKEGDTVCIIEAMKILNEIEADKSGTVTQILGENGQAVEYGQPLFIIE encoded by the coding sequence ATGGATCTACGCAAACTGAAGACACTCATCGATCTGGTGTCCGAATCGAATATTTCCGAACTGGAAATCACCGAAACCGAAGGCAAGGTCCGTATCGTCAAGGGCGGCGTGGCTGCCCCCGTTCAATATGTTCAGACGCTCGCTGCACCAGCCCCGGCCGGTGCAACTGCCGTATCTGGCGCCATCGCCGCCGCACCCGCTGGCGCGCCTGCGGAGGCCGCAGTGCCGGCCGGTCATGCCATCAAGTCGCCGATGGTGGGGACCTTCTATCGATCTTCGAGCCCGGGTGCACCGGCCTTCGTCGAGATCGGCAGCCAGGTCAAGGAGGGCGACACAGTCTGCATCATCGAAGCGATGAAGATCCTCAATGAAATCGAGGCGGACAAATCCGGGACCGTGACCCAGATCCTCGGCGAGAACGGCCAGGCGGTCGAATACGGCCAGCCGCTGTTCATCATCGAGTGA